From Bacteroidales bacterium, a single genomic window includes:
- a CDS encoding T9SS type A sorting domain-containing protein — MLKIFPNPVHNQATIILDSRSPLPFQVYMFNGKKVSEGILDPGSNTLDLSSLSHGIYMLKCAQMNAKIVKL, encoded by the coding sequence ATGCTGAAAATATTCCCAAATCCTGTGCATAACCAGGCAACTATAATACTGGATTCAAGATCACCACTACCCTTTCAAGTATACATGTTCAATGGGAAAAAGGTCTCTGAAGGAATTCTTGATCCCGGATCAAACACCCTGGACCTTTCCTCTTTATCTCATGGAATCTACATGCTGAAGTGCGCTCAAATGAACGCAAAAATTGTGAAGCTGTAA
- a CDS encoding MBL fold metallo-hydrolase: MKIKKILLYLGGVILVMMMALIIYLYPFYTFFFTDNSTIIDEKLTMISGAGNSCLLETDSAIVVIDTKMGKMGKNLEVLARGKANNKKIIVINTHIHGDHIYGNRNFKNCTIYMGAYGSIFAKANIEPEDYPTHFVKDSIVLKLGDETLVLYNIGQAHTFADMVIYMKTRKLLVSGDLIFNQIHPALIREDGTNIEKWSRALDILPGLWEIQTIIPGHGNPGGIDLLLDLKTYFIDLKKASLSEKTSEEILLKYKSWMKMPLMSSTERTLDYIRENP; this comes from the coding sequence ATGAAGATTAAAAAGATACTATTGTACCTGGGAGGAGTCATCCTTGTAATGATGATGGCACTCATCATTTATCTTTACCCGTTTTACACATTTTTCTTCACTGATAATTCCACAATTATCGATGAAAAGCTTACGATGATAAGTGGAGCGGGGAATAGCTGTCTTTTGGAAACAGACAGTGCCATTGTAGTGATTGACACTAAAATGGGGAAAATGGGAAAAAATCTCGAAGTACTTGCCCGGGGAAAAGCCAATAACAAGAAAATCATTGTGATCAATACACATATCCATGGCGACCATATCTATGGAAACAGGAATTTTAAGAATTGCACCATTTACATGGGTGCTTATGGCTCCATTTTTGCGAAAGCCAATATTGAACCTGAAGATTATCCAACCCATTTTGTAAAAGATAGTATTGTGCTTAAACTGGGAGATGAAACCCTTGTCCTTTATAACATTGGCCAGGCTCACACCTTCGCTGATATGGTGATTTATATGAAAACCAGGAAACTACTGGTATCCGGAGACCTTATCTTTAATCAGATTCATCCGGCACTCATTCGAGAAGATGGCACAAATATTGAAAAATGGAGCCGCGCCCTGGATATTCTGCCGGGATTATGGGAAATTCAAACCATTATTCCCGGCCATGGCAACCCGGGTGGAATCGATCTGCTGCTGGATCTCAAAACCTATTTTATAGATCTGAAAAAAGCTTCACTTTCTGAAAAGACTTCAGAAGAGATCTTATTGAAATACAAATCATGGATGAAGATGCCACTTATGTCTTCTACTGAAAGGACATTGGATTATATCAGAGAGAATCCATAA
- a CDS encoding MBL fold metallo-hydrolase → MELFSIPTGKFKLDGGAMFGVVPKSIWNKVYAADENNLIPLSMRCLLIVDRDRKILIDNGIGNKQDEKFFKHYYLHSDDSLDKSLAGIGLTREDITDMFLTHLHFDHAGGSISKDSQGNYNLTFPNATYWISRPQWEWAVNANPREKASFLRENILPIADSGKLRLFDGPFELIPGVEIAIFNGHTVGQAIPFIQYRGNTFVFMADTIPTSAHIPLPYIMSYDTQPLISLKEKEEFLEEAVKNGYILFFEHDAFTECCSVELTEKGYKCSKSFMLNDFIEKGEKLLLPHQFKGFISINLLFHTIPDHLYRIESKVRTTSAEFKTGEAGFLDLLSRHKSLYDDVLNSVPEEAIRKHKERGKLLARERIDLLIDPNTPFLELSPLAAYGMYNNEFPSAGIITGIGVIHGRETIIVANDATVKGGTYIEQSIKKHVRAQEIAMENHLPCVYMVDSGGVFLPEQARVFPDKYDFGRFFFNQARMSALGIPQIAIVMGSCTAGGAYVPAMSDETIIVRNQGTIFIGGPPLVKAATGEEVSAEELGGADVHTSISGVADHLAENDRHAIQICRDIFRTLKKPARQALELAPIEEPFYDPKELYGIAPIDLRKPVDSHEIIARIVDGSRFHEFKARYAPTLVTGFARIMGFPVGIIANNGVLFSETALKGAHFIELCTSRNVPIIFLQNITGFIVGKEYERRGIARDGAKLVHAVANAMVPKFTVVFGGSFGAGNYAMAGRAYEPRLLFMWPNAKISVMGGEQAAGVLITVKEDQLKAKGKTLSETDRDSLKANILKKYEEEGSAYFSTARLWDDGIIDPIDTRKVLAMGISASLNKLWDETKYGVFRM, encoded by the coding sequence ATGGAACTATTTTCAATTCCAACAGGAAAATTTAAACTGGATGGAGGGGCTATGTTTGGAGTAGTGCCCAAATCCATCTGGAATAAAGTGTATGCCGCCGATGAAAATAACCTGATCCCATTATCCATGAGGTGTTTGTTGATCGTTGACCGGGACCGCAAAATCCTGATTGATAATGGGATTGGGAATAAACAGGATGAAAAATTTTTCAAGCACTATTATTTACATAGTGACGACAGTTTAGATAAATCTCTGGCCGGGATTGGGCTAACAAGAGAAGATATCACTGATATGTTTCTTACACATCTCCATTTTGATCATGCCGGAGGTAGTATCAGCAAGGATTCGCAGGGAAATTACAACCTCACTTTCCCCAATGCTACTTATTGGATTAGCCGCCCACAATGGGAATGGGCTGTCAATGCAAATCCAAGGGAAAAAGCATCTTTTCTCAGGGAAAATATATTGCCAATTGCAGATTCCGGGAAATTACGTCTTTTTGACGGCCCCTTCGAACTTATACCCGGAGTCGAAATAGCCATCTTTAATGGTCATACTGTAGGACAAGCCATTCCTTTTATCCAGTATCGGGGCAATACCTTTGTATTTATGGCTGATACCATCCCTACTTCTGCCCATATACCGCTCCCTTATATCATGAGTTATGATACACAGCCGCTTATCAGCTTAAAAGAAAAGGAGGAATTCCTGGAAGAAGCTGTAAAGAATGGATATATTCTCTTTTTCGAACATGATGCTTTCACAGAATGCTGTTCAGTTGAGCTTACAGAAAAGGGGTATAAATGTTCCAAAAGCTTTATGCTTAATGATTTTATCGAAAAAGGAGAAAAATTATTGCTCCCACATCAATTTAAAGGATTTATTTCTATAAATTTACTCTTTCACACTATCCCTGATCATTTGTACCGTATTGAATCAAAAGTAAGGACTACTTCTGCTGAATTTAAAACAGGAGAAGCCGGTTTCCTGGATTTATTATCCAGGCATAAGTCATTGTATGATGATGTGCTGAACTCAGTTCCGGAAGAAGCTATCCGAAAACATAAGGAACGGGGGAAATTATTGGCAAGGGAAAGAATTGACCTTCTCATTGATCCCAATACGCCTTTTCTTGAATTATCTCCACTGGCGGCATATGGTATGTATAACAATGAATTTCCAAGTGCAGGGATAATTACCGGCATTGGTGTTATTCATGGCCGGGAAACTATCATTGTTGCTAATGATGCGACAGTAAAAGGGGGCACCTACATCGAGCAATCCATAAAGAAACATGTGAGGGCTCAGGAAATTGCTATGGAGAATCATTTACCCTGTGTTTATATGGTGGATTCTGGGGGCGTTTTTCTGCCTGAGCAAGCCCGGGTTTTTCCTGACAAGTATGATTTCGGGAGATTTTTCTTCAACCAGGCAAGGATGTCAGCACTTGGTATTCCTCAAATAGCAATTGTAATGGGTTCATGCACTGCAGGTGGCGCCTATGTTCCGGCGATGAGCGATGAAACGATTATTGTGCGCAACCAGGGTACGATTTTTATTGGGGGCCCACCTCTTGTAAAAGCGGCTACCGGAGAAGAAGTAAGTGCAGAGGAACTTGGTGGGGCTGATGTCCATACCAGTATTTCCGGAGTTGCTGACCACCTGGCTGAAAACGACCGCCATGCCATACAGATTTGCAGGGATATTTTTCGAACCCTTAAAAAGCCTGCCAGGCAAGCACTGGAATTAGCGCCTATTGAGGAACCCTTTTATGATCCTAAGGAGTTATATGGTATTGCACCCATTGATTTGCGAAAACCTGTTGATTCTCATGAGATTATTGCCAGGATTGTCGATGGAAGCAGGTTCCATGAATTTAAGGCCCGTTATGCCCCAACCTTGGTAACTGGTTTTGCCAGAATCATGGGTTTCCCTGTTGGGATTATTGCAAATAACGGAGTCCTGTTTTCTGAGACGGCCCTTAAAGGTGCTCATTTTATTGAATTATGCACCAGCAGAAATGTCCCGATCATATTCTTGCAAAACATCACTGGCTTTATAGTTGGAAAAGAGTATGAAAGAAGGGGTATTGCACGTGATGGGGCAAAACTGGTTCATGCAGTTGCCAATGCCATGGTTCCTAAATTCACAGTTGTATTTGGAGGCTCATTTGGTGCAGGCAATTATGCAATGGCTGGACGGGCTTATGAACCCCGCTTGCTGTTTATGTGGCCAAATGCCAAGATAAGTGTTATGGGTGGCGAGCAGGCAGCTGGCGTGCTTATTACAGTAAAGGAAGACCAACTCAAAGCTAAAGGTAAAACACTGTCCGAAACAGACAGGGACTCCTTGAAGGCTAACATACTTAAAAAATACGAGGAAGAAGGATCTGCATACTTTAGTACCGCCCGACTATGGGATGATGGAATTATTGACCCCATTGATACCAGAAAGGTACTGGCAATGGGTATCTCTGCATCGCTCAACAAACTATGGGATGAAACAAAATATGGCGTTTTCAGGATGTAA
- a CDS encoding cation:dicarboxylase symporter family transporter, with translation MSISNKTFLQILLSGISLVIILETGQFLNAWSLGLSLLTSFRWLAMALLVWYAFRKKSLTTWILISMVMGVEFGHDFPSLAIHLNLFSKIFLRMVKTIIAPLLFATLVVGIAGHSNLRQVGRMGWKSIVYFEIVSTLALFIGLLAINLSKAGMGVIIPPDFAQQNIPEVKAQTLEEIILHIFPENIAKAIYDGQVLQIVVFSILFGIAVAMLKENHRNRMVNFAESLSEAMFKFTNLVMYLAPIAVFAAIAYSVGHMGLGILANLFKLLATLYVALIVFVLLVFMPIMIFLKIPIRNFIRAILEPATIAFATTSSESALPRAMEAMEKFGVPRKIVAFVIPTGYSFNLDGTTLYLSLATIFVAQVAGIHLSIEKQLLIVFTLMLTSKGVAGVPRASLVILLGTAASFGLPLWPIFIILGIDELMDMARTAVNVIGNCLATVVVAKWEGEFDQEAASNFKTELLDN, from the coding sequence ATGAGTATTTCCAATAAAACTTTCTTACAGATTCTTTTATCGGGTATCAGCCTGGTAATCATACTTGAAACAGGACAATTTCTAAATGCCTGGAGTCTGGGATTATCTTTATTGACATCCTTCCGTTGGCTCGCCATGGCATTATTGGTTTGGTATGCTTTTCGCAAGAAATCCCTGACTACATGGATACTCATCAGCATGGTGATGGGCGTTGAATTTGGTCACGATTTCCCTTCCCTGGCAATCCACCTGAATCTATTCAGCAAGATTTTCCTAAGAATGGTAAAAACCATTATTGCACCCTTGTTATTTGCAACCCTCGTTGTTGGCATTGCCGGTCATTCCAATCTCCGGCAAGTGGGAAGGATGGGATGGAAATCAATAGTTTATTTTGAAATAGTTTCCACTCTGGCTTTATTCATTGGATTACTTGCTATCAACTTGAGTAAGGCCGGTATGGGTGTGATTATCCCCCCTGATTTTGCACAACAGAATATCCCTGAGGTAAAGGCCCAGACCCTTGAAGAGATTATCCTGCATATCTTCCCCGAAAATATAGCAAAAGCAATCTATGACGGACAGGTATTGCAAATCGTGGTTTTCAGCATCTTATTTGGGATAGCTGTGGCCATGCTGAAGGAAAACCATAGGAACAGAATGGTAAATTTTGCCGAAAGTTTATCAGAAGCCATGTTCAAGTTTACCAACCTGGTGATGTATCTTGCCCCTATTGCAGTATTTGCTGCAATTGCTTATTCTGTAGGGCACATGGGACTTGGAATCCTTGCCAATCTATTTAAGTTGCTGGCAACCCTGTATGTAGCACTTATAGTTTTTGTGCTCCTGGTATTTATGCCCATTATGATATTCCTAAAAATTCCCATCCGAAATTTTATTCGGGCGATATTAGAACCGGCAACCATTGCTTTTGCAACTACAAGCTCTGAATCAGCTTTACCAAGGGCCATGGAAGCTATGGAGAAATTCGGAGTCCCCAGGAAAATTGTAGCTTTTGTGATTCCTACAGGTTATAGTTTTAACCTGGATGGTACAACTTTGTACTTGTCCCTGGCTACCATCTTTGTCGCCCAGGTGGCCGGTATTCACCTGAGTATTGAAAAACAATTATTGATTGTGTTTACCCTGATGCTTACCAGTAAAGGCGTTGCCGGGGTTCCCAGGGCTTCATTGGTTATCCTGTTAGGTACTGCTGCCAGTTTCGGTTTACCCCTTTGGCCCATATTTATTATTCTGGGGATTGATGAACTTATGGATATGGCAAGAACAGCCGTGAATGTGATTGGAAACTGCCTTGCAACCGTTGTTGTTGCCAAATGGGAAGGAGAATTTGACCAGGAAGCCGCATCTAACTTCAAAACAGAACTACTGGATAATTAA